From one Streptomyces sp. ICC1 genomic stretch:
- a CDS encoding septum formation initiator family protein, protein MAGNRDRFATFSTATRLKQLGERTAAHVYRSQSRRQVRRSRLTGRAALLVLVLCTLVVALAYPMRQYVSQRSEIAEQQKAATAARERLERLRDEKARWQDNAYAEQQARKHLHFVRPGEISYIMSDPGGEAAEHRRSGQAATDRPWYSNVWDGVDKADRPGD, encoded by the coding sequence ATGGCCGGGAACCGGGACCGGTTCGCCACGTTCTCGACCGCGACGAGGCTCAAGCAGCTGGGCGAGCGGACCGCGGCGCACGTCTACCGCTCCCAGTCCAGGCGGCAGGTCCGCCGCAGCCGGCTCACCGGCCGGGCCGCCCTGCTCGTCCTCGTCCTCTGTACCCTGGTCGTCGCCCTCGCCTATCCGATGCGCCAGTACGTGTCCCAGCGCTCGGAGATCGCGGAGCAGCAGAAGGCCGCCACCGCCGCGCGGGAGCGGCTGGAACGGCTGCGGGACGAGAAGGCGCGCTGGCAGGACAACGCCTACGCGGAGCAGCAGGCGCGCAAGCACCTGCACTTCGTCCGGCCGGGGGAGATCAGCTACATCATGAGCGACCCCGGGGGCGAAGCCGCCGAGCACCGCCGCAGCGGACAGGCCGCCACCGACCGGCCCTGGTACTCCAACGTCTGGGACGGCGTCGACAAGGCCGACCGCCCGGGCGACTGA
- a CDS encoding DUF501 domain-containing protein, translating into MQTPPPQTDRTEPTAADIEAFQQQLGRPPRGLRAIAHRCPCGQPDVVETAPRLPDGTPFPTLYYLTCPRAAGAIGTLEANGVMKEMQARLAVDPELADAYRAAHEDYITRRDAIEVLQGFPSAGGMPDRVKCLHVLVGHSLAAGPGVNPFGDEALAMLPEWWAKGACVTPCGDKAEQKDTGA; encoded by the coding sequence ATGCAGACGCCCCCGCCCCAGACCGACCGGACCGAGCCGACCGCCGCCGACATCGAGGCGTTCCAGCAGCAGCTCGGCCGCCCGCCGCGCGGGCTGCGCGCCATCGCGCACCGCTGCCCCTGCGGGCAGCCGGACGTGGTCGAGACCGCCCCGCGGCTCCCCGACGGCACGCCCTTCCCGACGCTGTACTACCTGACCTGCCCGCGGGCCGCCGGTGCGATCGGCACGCTGGAGGCCAACGGCGTGATGAAGGAGATGCAGGCCCGGCTCGCCGTGGACCCGGAGCTGGCCGACGCCTACCGGGCCGCGCACGAGGACTACATCACCCGCCGCGACGCCATCGAGGTGCTCCAGGGCTTCCCGAGCGCCGGCGGCATGCCGGACCGGGTCAAGTGCCTGCACGTGCTGGTCGGCCACTCGCTGGCCGCGGGCCCGGGCGTGAACCCGTTCGGCGACGAGGCCCTGGCGATGCTGCCCGAGTGGTGGGCCAAGGGCGCCTGCGTCACCCCGTGCGGGGACAAGGCGGAGCAGAAGGACACCGGCGCGTGA
- a CDS encoding Ppx/GppA phosphatase family protein, which translates to MTRVAGIDCGTNSIRLLVADCDGATGEFVELDRRMTVVRLGQDVDRTGRLAPEALERTFAACREYAAVIKELGAERVRFVATSASRDAENRDEFVRGVLDILGVEPEVISGDQEAEFSFTGATKELTGTDHLEKPFLVVDIGGGSTEFVVGDDHVRAARSVDVGCVRMTERHLVVDGVVTDPPTAAQVAAVRADIEAALDLAAASVPLGEARTLVGLAGSVTTVAAIALGLTRYDSAAIHHSRIPYGKVREISERMLALTHAERAAIPVMHPGRVDVIGAGALVLLAVMERVGASEVVVSEHDILDGIAWSIA; encoded by the coding sequence GTGACCCGGGTCGCGGGCATCGACTGCGGTACGAACTCCATCCGCCTGCTCGTCGCGGACTGCGACGGCGCCACCGGGGAGTTCGTCGAGCTGGACCGCCGGATGACGGTCGTGCGCCTCGGTCAGGACGTGGACCGGACGGGCCGGCTGGCCCCGGAGGCCCTGGAGCGCACCTTCGCGGCCTGCCGCGAGTACGCGGCGGTGATCAAGGAGCTCGGCGCCGAGCGCGTGCGCTTCGTGGCGACCTCGGCCTCCCGGGACGCCGAGAACCGGGACGAGTTCGTCCGGGGCGTGCTGGACATCCTGGGCGTCGAGCCCGAGGTGATCTCCGGCGACCAGGAGGCGGAGTTCTCCTTCACCGGCGCCACCAAGGAGCTGACGGGCACCGACCACCTGGAGAAGCCGTTCCTGGTGGTGGACATCGGCGGCGGCTCCACGGAGTTCGTGGTCGGCGACGACCACGTCCGGGCGGCCCGCTCCGTGGACGTGGGCTGCGTGCGGATGACCGAGCGCCACCTGGTGGTCGACGGGGTCGTCACCGACCCGCCGACCGCGGCGCAGGTGGCCGCCGTACGGGCGGACATCGAGGCGGCGCTGGACCTGGCGGCCGCGAGCGTTCCGCTGGGCGAGGCGCGCACCCTGGTCGGGCTGGCCGGCTCGGTGACCACGGTCGCCGCGATCGCGCTGGGCCTGACGCGGTACGACTCGGCGGCGATCCACCACTCACGGATCCCCTACGGGAAGGTCCGCGAGATCAGCGAGCGGATGCTGGCGCTGACGCACGCGGAGCGCGCGGCGATCCCGGTGATGCACCCGGGGCGGGTCGACGTGATCGGCGCGGGCGCGCTGGTCCTGCTGGCCGTCATGGAGCGGGTCGGGGCTTCGGAGGTCGTGGTCTCCGAGCACGACATCCTCGACGGAATCGCCTGGTCGATCGCCTGA
- a CDS encoding NAD(P)/FAD-dependent oxidoreductase produces the protein MSTTERPRILVVGGGYVGLYAAKRIMKKMRYGEATVTVVDPRSYMTYQPFLPEVAAGSISPRHVVVPLRRVLPKAEVLTGRVTSIDQDRKVAVVTPLVGEAYELPFDYLVIALGAISRTFPIPGLAEQGIGMKGVEEGIGLRNHVLEQLDKAESTTDEDVRRKALTFVFVGGGFAGAETIGEVEDMARDASKYYSSIKREDMRFILVDAADKILPEVGPKLGTWGKEHLESRGIEIYLSTSMDSCVDGHVVLKNGLEVDSNTIVWTAGVKPNPVLARYGLPLGPRGHVDAQPTLQVTGTDYIWTAGDNAQVPDLAARKAGVENAWCPPNAQHALRQAKVLGDNVISGMRGFPQAPYSHANKGAVAGLGLHKGVAMIVMGKMKIKVKGRLAWYMHRGYHGLAMPTWNRKIRVFADWTLAMFLKREVVSLGALETPREEFYEAAKPAPAPVAASVPAEKAKAS, from the coding sequence ATGAGCACCACGGAGCGTCCCAGGATCCTCGTTGTAGGAGGTGGGTACGTAGGCCTGTACGCAGCCAAGCGCATCATGAAGAAGATGCGCTACGGCGAGGCGACCGTCACGGTCGTCGACCCGCGCTCGTACATGACCTACCAGCCCTTCCTCCCCGAAGTGGCCGCAGGCAGCATCTCGCCTCGGCACGTCGTCGTACCTCTGCGACGCGTGCTGCCCAAGGCTGAGGTTCTCACCGGCCGGGTCACCAGCATCGACCAGGACCGCAAGGTCGCCGTCGTCACGCCGCTGGTCGGCGAGGCGTACGAGCTGCCCTTCGACTACCTGGTGATCGCGCTCGGCGCCATCTCCCGCACCTTCCCGATCCCCGGCCTCGCCGAACAGGGCATCGGCATGAAGGGCGTCGAAGAGGGCATCGGCCTGCGCAACCACGTACTCGAGCAGCTCGACAAGGCCGAGTCCACGACGGACGAGGACGTCCGCCGCAAGGCCCTCACCTTCGTCTTCGTCGGCGGCGGCTTCGCCGGTGCGGAGACCATCGGCGAGGTCGAGGACATGGCCCGCGACGCCTCGAAGTACTACTCCAGCATCAAGCGCGAGGACATGCGCTTCATCCTGGTCGACGCGGCCGACAAGATCCTCCCCGAGGTCGGGCCCAAGCTCGGCACCTGGGGCAAGGAGCACCTCGAGTCCCGCGGCATCGAGATCTACCTGAGCACCTCCATGGACTCCTGCGTGGACGGCCACGTGGTGCTGAAGAACGGCCTCGAGGTCGACTCCAACACCATCGTGTGGACCGCCGGCGTCAAGCCCAACCCGGTGCTGGCCCGCTACGGCCTCCCGCTCGGCCCCCGCGGCCACGTGGACGCCCAGCCGACCCTCCAGGTCACGGGCACCGACTACATCTGGACCGCCGGCGACAACGCCCAGGTTCCCGACCTCGCGGCCCGCAAGGCCGGCGTCGAGAACGCCTGGTGCCCGCCGAACGCCCAGCACGCGCTGCGCCAGGCCAAGGTCCTCGGCGACAACGTCATCTCGGGCATGCGGGGCTTCCCGCAGGCGCCGTACTCGCACGCCAACAAGGGTGCGGTGGCGGGTCTCGGCCTCCACAAGGGCGTCGCGATGATCGTCATGGGCAAGATGAAGATCAAGGTCAAGGGCCGGCTCGCCTGGTACATGCACCGCGGCTACCACGGTCTGGCCATGCCGACCTGGAACCGCAAGATCCGCGTCTTCGCCGACTGGACCCTCGCGATGTTCCTCAAGCGCGAGGTCGTCTCCCTCGGCGCCCTGGAGACTCCCCGCGAGGAGTTCTACGAGGCCGCCAAGCCGGCTCCGGCCCCGGTCGCCGCGAGCGTCCCGGCCGAGAAGGCCAAGGCCTCCTGA
- a CDS encoding cyclopropane-fatty-acyl-phospholipid synthase family protein, with the protein MNDAAPRLAALTETLMGAPLPVRIRAWDGSEAGPADGPTLVLHHRRALRRILWKPGELGLARAWVSGDLTVEGDLFELLDRVGGLLWERDPAPADAPGPAGRAALLRDPGTRAAVRSLVGLARPWPAPAPPPEEAVRRGGGPRHTKGSDRQAISHHYDVGNAFYEHVLGPSMVYSCAYWTPGGSLEDAQRDKLDLVCRKLALSPGDRLLEVGCGWGSMALHAAREYGARVTGITLSREQAAYARKRVAEEGLADLVDIRVQDYRDVGDGPYDAVSSIGMAEHVGAERYRTYARTLYGLLGPGGRLLNHQIARRPQPDEEAYRIDEFIDAYVFPDGELSPIGTTVGELERAGFEVRDVEALREHYALTLRAWVARLEGRWEEAVRLTSPGRARVWLLYMAASALAFEHNRLGVNQVLAVRTGKRSASGLPLRAREWPAPAL; encoded by the coding sequence ATGAACGACGCCGCGCCGCGGCTGGCCGCCTTAACCGAAACCCTGATGGGCGCCCCCCTGCCCGTCCGCATACGGGCCTGGGACGGCAGCGAGGCCGGCCCGGCCGACGGCCCCACCCTGGTCCTGCACCACCGGCGCGCCCTGCGCCGGATCCTGTGGAAGCCGGGCGAGCTGGGGCTGGCCCGCGCCTGGGTGTCCGGGGACCTGACCGTCGAGGGCGACCTCTTCGAGCTGCTGGACCGGGTCGGCGGGCTGCTCTGGGAACGGGACCCCGCGCCGGCGGACGCCCCCGGGCCCGCCGGGCGCGCCGCCCTGCTGCGCGATCCCGGCACGCGGGCCGCCGTACGCTCCCTCGTGGGCCTGGCCCGGCCGTGGCCGGCGCCCGCCCCGCCGCCGGAGGAGGCCGTCCGGCGCGGCGGCGGCCCCCGGCACACCAAGGGCAGCGACCGGCAGGCCATCAGCCACCACTACGACGTGGGCAACGCGTTCTACGAGCACGTGCTCGGCCCCTCGATGGTGTACTCCTGCGCCTACTGGACCCCCGGCGGGAGCCTGGAGGACGCCCAGCGGGACAAGCTCGACCTGGTCTGCCGCAAGCTCGCCCTGAGCCCCGGCGACCGGCTCCTGGAGGTCGGCTGCGGCTGGGGCTCCATGGCCCTGCACGCGGCCCGGGAGTACGGGGCCAGGGTCACCGGCATCACGCTCTCGCGCGAGCAGGCCGCCTACGCCCGCAAGCGGGTCGCCGAGGAGGGCCTCGCCGATCTGGTCGACATCCGGGTGCAGGACTACCGGGACGTCGGGGACGGACCGTACGACGCCGTCTCCTCCATCGGGATGGCCGAGCACGTCGGCGCCGAGCGCTACCGCACCTACGCCCGCACCCTGTACGGACTGCTGGGGCCGGGCGGCCGGCTGCTCAACCACCAGATCGCGCGCCGCCCCCAGCCGGACGAGGAGGCCTACCGCATCGACGAGTTCATAGACGCCTACGTCTTCCCCGACGGGGAGCTGTCCCCGATCGGCACCACCGTCGGCGAACTGGAGCGGGCCGGCTTCGAGGTCCGCGACGTGGAGGCGCTGCGCGAGCACTACGCCCTCACCCTGCGGGCCTGGGTGGCACGGCTGGAGGGGCGCTGGGAGGAGGCGGTCCGGCTGACCTCGCCCGGCCGGGCCCGCGTCTGGCTGCTGTACATGGCGGCCTCGGCGCTCGCCTTCGAGCACAACCGGCTCGGGGTCAACCAGGTGCTCGCCGTGCGCACCGGGAAGCGGTCGGCCTCCGGGCTGCCGCTGCGCGCCCGCGAGTGGCCGGCGCCGGCCCTCTGA
- a CDS encoding ABC transporter permease gives MFRTALRNVLAHKARLLMTVLAVVLGVAFVSGTLVFTDTVGKAMSNQSAKSYDGVAVSVTSYGPSRNTEGTQEGEPGISQQTLDKVKALGGVDSASGRVHGFAAVGDQDGKLLGSGWSNSGANFYPLKDGKDPRYTFIQGSGPAGGGQIALDNETAQRGKYQVGDKVRVADNGPAKEYTLAGVFTTEDGAVNAGGSLVLFDTATAQQLYLQPGFYEELSVGAKAGADADRLLAEIKPIVGKDAKAQTGAQLAAEQAKNISNGMKNVNQMLLTFALISLFVGIFLIYNTFTMLVAQRTKELALLRAVGANRGQVKRSVLAEALVVGVISSAMGLIAGIGLAVGMRSTMNAFDVKIPAGPLVVAPGTIAAAIVIGVFVTMLAAWLPARRTAKIAPVAAMGSAHLPATAKSLVLRNSIGGAITLLGLLAVLGGALTGKDGKMIIGAGAFLTMIGIIILLPALSRPVIAAVRPLLEKVFGVAGKLAAQNAVRSPRRTAVTAASLAIGLTLVTALSVLGITMGKAIDRMTTDNLKADYTVSMGDSFGSLDPSVLPALAKAPGVKAVSPQQEGYLQLGDGTQFGSVSGVDPATIGQLLNFDVVSGQISNIAKGEVAVAEKAAKKNGLSVGSTLKVTFEDRKEADLKVGAIYKDMEGMLSSYVVDHGVLGKHLAQGEQPNLPKVLVKMDGGPSDKGEKALVDALGKNPAITFATQQDIRNEMGGMINTALNIMYGLLGMALIISVLGVVNTLAMSVYERTQEIGMLRAIGLDRGKVKNMIRLEAIVISLFGAVIGVALGTFIAWAVGETIKGSIPNYALVIPFDRIAIFMLLAGIVGALAAMWPARSAARLNMLTAIKTE, from the coding sequence ATGTTCCGTACCGCCCTGCGCAACGTGCTCGCGCACAAGGCCAGACTGCTGATGACGGTGCTCGCCGTCGTCCTCGGCGTCGCCTTCGTCTCCGGCACCCTCGTCTTCACCGACACCGTCGGCAAGGCGATGTCGAACCAGTCCGCCAAGAGCTACGACGGCGTGGCCGTATCGGTCACCTCCTACGGGCCCTCCCGCAACACCGAGGGCACCCAGGAGGGCGAGCCGGGCATCAGCCAGCAGACCCTCGACAAGGTCAAGGCGCTCGGCGGCGTGGACAGCGCCTCCGGCCGCGTGCACGGCTTCGCCGCCGTGGGCGACCAGGACGGCAAGCTGCTCGGCTCCGGCTGGTCCAACTCCGGCGCCAACTTCTACCCGTTGAAGGACGGCAAGGACCCCCGCTACACCTTCATCCAGGGCAGCGGTCCGGCCGGCGGCGGGCAGATCGCCCTGGACAACGAGACCGCCCAGCGCGGCAAGTACCAGGTCGGCGACAAGGTCCGGGTGGCGGACAACGGCCCGGCCAAGGAGTACACCCTGGCCGGCGTGTTCACCACGGAGGACGGCGCGGTCAACGCGGGCGGCTCGCTCGTCCTGTTCGACACCGCCACGGCCCAGCAGCTCTACCTGCAGCCCGGCTTCTACGAGGAGCTCTCGGTCGGCGCCAAGGCCGGCGCCGACGCGGACCGGCTCCTCGCCGAGATCAAGCCGATCGTCGGCAAGGACGCCAAGGCCCAGACCGGCGCGCAGCTCGCCGCCGAGCAGGCGAAGAACATCAGCAACGGCATGAAGAACGTCAACCAGATGCTGCTGACGTTCGCGCTGATCTCGCTCTTCGTGGGCATCTTCCTGATCTACAACACCTTCACCATGCTGGTCGCCCAGCGCACCAAGGAACTGGCCCTGCTGCGCGCCGTCGGCGCCAACCGCGGCCAGGTCAAGCGCTCGGTGCTGGCCGAGGCCCTGGTCGTCGGCGTGATCTCCTCCGCCATGGGCCTGATCGCCGGCATCGGCCTCGCGGTCGGCATGCGCTCCACGATGAACGCCTTCGACGTCAAGATCCCGGCCGGCCCGCTGGTCGTCGCCCCCGGCACCATCGCCGCCGCGATCGTCATCGGCGTCTTCGTCACGATGCTCGCCGCCTGGCTGCCCGCCCGCCGCACCGCCAAGATCGCCCCGGTCGCCGCCATGGGCAGCGCCCACCTGCCGGCCACCGCGAAGTCCCTGGTGCTGCGCAACAGCATCGGCGGCGCGATCACCCTGCTCGGTCTGCTCGCCGTCCTGGGCGGCGCGCTGACCGGCAAGGACGGCAAGATGATCATCGGCGCCGGCGCCTTCCTCACGATGATCGGCATCATCATCCTGCTGCCGGCCCTCTCCCGCCCGGTCATCGCGGCCGTCCGCCCGCTCCTGGAGAAGGTCTTCGGCGTCGCCGGCAAGCTGGCCGCGCAGAACGCGGTCCGCAGCCCGCGCCGCACCGCGGTCACCGCCGCCTCGCTGGCCATCGGCCTGACCCTGGTCACCGCGCTGTCCGTGCTCGGCATCACCATGGGCAAGGCCATCGACCGGATGACGACGGACAACCTCAAGGCCGACTACACGGTCTCCATGGGCGACTCCTTCGGCAGCCTCGACCCCTCCGTGCTCCCGGCCCTGGCCAAGGCGCCGGGCGTCAAGGCGGTCTCCCCGCAGCAGGAGGGCTACCTCCAGCTCGGTGACGGCACGCAGTTCGGCTCCGTCTCCGGAGTCGACCCGGCCACCATCGGCCAGCTCCTCAACTTCGACGTGGTCAGCGGGCAGATCAGCAACATCGCCAAGGGCGAGGTCGCGGTGGCCGAGAAGGCCGCGAAGAAGAACGGCCTGTCGGTCGGCTCCACCCTGAAGGTCACCTTCGAGGACAGGAAGGAGGCCGACCTGAAGGTCGGCGCGATCTACAAGGACATGGAGGGCATGCTCTCCTCCTACGTGGTGGACCACGGCGTCCTCGGCAAGCACCTCGCGCAAGGCGAGCAGCCGAACCTGCCCAAGGTGCTCGTCAAGATGGACGGCGGCCCCTCCGACAAGGGCGAGAAGGCCCTCGTCGACGCCCTCGGCAAGAACCCGGCGATCACCTTCGCCACCCAGCAGGACATCCGCAACGAGATGGGCGGCATGATCAACACCGCCCTGAACATCATGTACGGACTGCTCGGCATGGCCTTGATCATCTCGGTCCTCGGCGTCGTCAACACCCTGGCGATGTCGGTGTACGAGCGGACGCAGGAGATCGGCATGCTGCGGGCGATCGGCCTGGACCGCGGCAAGGTCAAGAACATGATCCGGCTGGAAGCCATCGTGATCTCGCTCTTCGGCGCGGTCATCGGTGTCGCCCTCGGCACGTTCATCGCCTGGGCCGTCGGCGAGACCATCAAGGGCTCGATCCCGAACTACGCCCTGGTCATCCCCTTCGACCGGATCGCGATCTTCATGCTGCTCGCCGGCATCGTCGGCGCCCTGGCTGCCATGTGGCCCGCCCGCAGCGCCGCCCGGCTGAACATGCTGACCGCCATCAAGACGGAGTAG
- a CDS encoding ABC transporter ATP-binding protein, whose translation MARATGLSKVYGQGETQVVALDKVTVDFAAGQFTAIMGPSGSGKSTLMHCVAGLDTFSDGSVRIGETELSTLKDKQLTQLRRDKIGFIFQAFNLLPTLTALENITLPMDIAGRKPDKQWLDSVIDMVGLSDRLGHRPTQLSGGQQQRVAVARALASRPEIIFGDEPTGNLDSRSGAEVLGFLRNSVRELGQTVVMVTHDPVAASYADRVIFLADGRIVDEMLEPTADGVLDRMKAFDAKGRTS comes from the coding sequence ATGGCCCGCGCCACCGGCCTCTCCAAGGTGTACGGCCAGGGCGAGACCCAGGTGGTCGCCCTGGACAAGGTCACCGTGGACTTCGCCGCGGGCCAGTTCACCGCGATCATGGGGCCGTCGGGCTCCGGCAAGTCCACGCTGATGCACTGCGTCGCGGGACTGGACACCTTCTCCGACGGCTCCGTCCGGATAGGCGAGACCGAGCTCTCCACCCTGAAGGACAAGCAGCTCACGCAGCTGCGCCGAGACAAGATCGGCTTCATCTTCCAGGCCTTCAACCTGCTGCCGACGCTCACGGCCCTGGAGAACATCACCCTCCCGATGGACATCGCCGGCCGCAAGCCCGACAAGCAGTGGCTGGACTCGGTGATCGACATGGTCGGCCTCTCCGACCGCCTCGGCCACCGCCCGACCCAGCTCTCCGGCGGCCAGCAGCAGCGCGTGGCCGTCGCCCGCGCCCTGGCCTCCCGCCCCGAGATCATCTTCGGCGACGAGCCCACCGGAAACCTCGACTCGCGCTCCGGCGCCGAGGTCCTGGGCTTCCTGCGCAACTCCGTGCGCGAGCTCGGCCAGACCGTCGTCATGGTCACCCACGACCCGGTCGCCGCCTCCTACGCGGACCGCGTCATCTTCCTCGCCGACGGCCGCATCGTCGACGAGATGCTCGAGCCCACCGCCGACGGCGTTCTCGACCGCATGAAGGCCTTCGACGCCAAGGGCCGCACCAGCTGA
- a CDS encoding Bax inhibitor-1/YccA family protein, with product MRSSNPVFSRRGFSRDNGAYAGFGTQQQPQAGTTTNPYATNPYATDPATGMPQAPVRENAMTIDDVVSRTAMTLGTVVLTAVISWIALPVDPANINKSYGIAIGAALIAFVFAMIQSFKSKPVPALILAYAAFEGVFLGVISSAVSTYISPGTVIQAVMGTMCVFAGVLIAYKMRWINVNRRFYGFVMAAAMGFMLLMVVNLLFSVFGGGDGLGFRSGGLGIVFGIVGILLGACFLALDFKQVEDGVTYGAPREESWLAAFGLTMTLVWIYMEMLRLISILKGD from the coding sequence ATGAGGAGCAGCAACCCGGTCTTCTCGCGACGGGGGTTCAGCCGCGACAACGGCGCTTATGCGGGCTTCGGCACGCAGCAGCAGCCCCAGGCCGGGACCACGACCAACCCGTACGCGACCAACCCCTACGCGACCGACCCGGCCACGGGTATGCCGCAGGCGCCGGTCCGCGAAAATGCGATGACCATCGACGACGTCGTGAGCCGTACGGCCATGACGCTCGGCACGGTCGTCCTGACGGCGGTCATCTCCTGGATCGCGCTGCCCGTCGACCCGGCCAACATCAACAAGTCGTACGGCATCGCCATCGGCGCCGCGCTCATCGCGTTCGTCTTCGCGATGATCCAGTCGTTCAAGAGCAAGCCGGTACCGGCGCTGATCCTGGCCTACGCGGCCTTCGAGGGCGTCTTCCTCGGCGTCATCAGCTCGGCCGTCAGCACCTACATCAGTCCGGGCACGGTCATCCAAGCCGTCATGGGCACGATGTGCGTCTTCGCCGGCGTGCTGATCGCGTACAAGATGCGCTGGATCAACGTCAACCGCCGTTTCTACGGCTTCGTGATGGCCGCCGCCATGGGCTTCATGCTCCTGATGGTCGTCAACCTGCTGTTCTCGGTCTTCGGCGGCGGTGACGGCCTCGGCTTCCGCAGCGGCGGCCTCGGCATCGTCTTCGGCATCGTCGGCATCCTCCTGGGTGCCTGCTTCCTCGCCCTGGACTTCAAGCAGGTCGAGGACGGCGTGACCTACGGCGCCCCGCGCGAGGAGTCCTGGCTGGCGGCCTTCGGCCTCACCATGACCCTGGTGTGGATCTACATGGAGATGCTGCGCCTGATCTCCATCCTCAAGGGTGACTAG